From one Lotus japonicus ecotype B-129 chromosome 3, LjGifu_v1.2 genomic stretch:
- the LOC130745814 gene encoding phospholipase D alpha 1, whose protein sequence is MAQILLHGTLHATVFEVDKLKSGGGGNFLSKIKQNFEETVGFGKGVTKLYATVDLEKARVGRTRIIENEESNPRWYESFHIYCAHLASNIIFTVKDDNPIGATLIGRAYVPVEEVLDGEEIDRWVEILDGDKNPIHAGSKIHVKLQYFDVTKDRNWARGIRSPKYPGVPYTFFSQRNGCKVSLYQDAHVPDNFIPKIPLAGGKTYEPHRCWEDIFDAITNAKHLVYITGWSVYAEISLVRDSRRPKPGGDVTLGELLKKKASEGVKVLMLVWDDRTSVGLLKKDGLMATHDEETAQFFEGTDVHCVLCPRNPDDGGSIVQDLQISTMFTHHQKIVVVDSDFPSGGLDKRRIVSFVGGIDLCDGRYDTAFHSVFRTLDTAHHDDFHQPNFPGAAITKGGPREPWHDIHSRLEGPIAWDVLFNFEQRWRKQGGKDLLVSLRELEDVVIPPSPVMFPDDHETWNVQLFRSIDGGAAFGFPESPEDAARAGLISGKDNIIDRSIQDAYIHAIRRAKNFIYIENQYFLGSSFAWSAEDIKPEDIGALHLIPKELSLKIVSKIEAGEKFTVYVVVPMWPEGVPESASVQAILDWQRRTLEMMYKDIIQALRAKGIEEDPRNYLTFFCLGNREVKKQGEYEPSEQPEPDSDYSRAQEARRFMIYVHTKMMIVDDEYIIVGSANINQRSMDGARDSEIAMGAYQPYHLAARQPARGQIHGFRMSLWYEHLGMLDDSFNNPENEECVRKVNQIADKYWDLYSSESLEHDLPGHLLRYPIGVSGEGDVTELPGFEFFPDTKARVLGGKADYLPPILTT, encoded by the exons ATGGCGCAAATTCTGCTTCATGGTACTCTCCATGCCACGGTCTTTGAGGTCGATAAGCTCAAATCTGGCGGTGGAGGCAATTTTCTCAGCAAG ATCAAGCAAAACTTTGAGGAAACTGTTGGTTTTGGAAAGGGAGTTACTAAACTCTATGCTACTGTTGATCTGGAGAAGGCAAGAGTGGGAAGGACTAGAATTATAGAAAATGAAGAGAGTAATCCCAGATGGTATGAGTCTTTTCACATTTATTGTGCCCATCTGGCTTCAAATATTATTTTCACTGTGAAAGATGATAATCCCATTGGAGCAACTTTAATTGGAAGAGCATATGTTCCTGTTGAGGAGGTCTTGGATGGTGAGGAAATTGATAGATGGGTTGAAATCTTGGATGGGGATAAAAACCCAATACACGCGGGTTCAAAGATCCATGTGAAGCTGCAATATTTTGATGTCACAAAAGACCGCAACTGGGCTCGAGGCATTAGAAGTCCTAAATATCCTGGAGTTCCTTATACTTTCTTCTCACAAAGGAATGGTTGTAAGGTATCTTTGTACCAAGATGCTCACGTGCCCGATAATTTCATCCCTAAAATACCACTTGCTGGAGGCAAGACTTATGAGCCTCATAGGTGCTGGGAGGATATTTTTGATGCAATCACTAATGCAAAACATTTGGTATACATTACTGGTTGGTCTGTTTATGCTGAAATTTCCCTGGTAAGGGATTCTAGGAGGCCAAAGCCAGGGGGTGACGTAACACTTGGTGAGCTTCTCAAGAAAAAGGCAAGTGAAGGTGTTAAAGTTTTAATGCTTGTTTGGGATGATAGAACATCAGTTGGTTTGTTGAAAAAAGATGGATTGATGGCTACTCATGATGAAGAAACCGCGCAGTTCTTCGAAGGCACTGATGTGCACTGTGTTTTATGCCCCCGCAACCCTGATGATGGCGGTAGCATCGTTCAGGATTTACAAATTTCCACTATGTTTACTCATCACCAGAAGATTGTAGTGGTGGACAGTGACTTCCCAAGTGGAGGGTTAGATAAGCGTAGAATTGTGAGTTTTGTTGGGGGTATTGACCTTTGTGATGGAAGATATGATACTGCCTTCCACTCCGTTTTCAGAACCCTGGACACAGCGCACCATGATGATTTTCATCAACCTAACTTTCCAGGGGCTGCAATCACAAAAGGTGGTCCTAGGGAACCTTGGCATGACATCCACTCCCGGCTTGAAGGACCTATAGCTTGGGATGTTTTGTTTAACTTTGAGCAGAGATGGAGGAAGCAAGGTGGGAAGGACTTACTTGTTTCCCTGAGAGAGCTTGAAGATGTCGTTATTCCCCCATCCCCAGTTATGTTTCCTGATGATCACGAGACATGGAATGTTCAGTTATTTAGATCTATTGATGGTGGGGCTGCTTTTGGATTCCCAGAGTCTCCTGAAGATGCTGCCAGAGCTGGGCTTATTAGTGGGAAAGATAATATCATTGATCGTAGCATTCAAGATGCTTATATTCATGCTATTCGACGCGCAAAGAATTTCATCTATATTGAAAACCAGTATTTCCTTGGAAGCTCTTTTGCCTGGAGTGCTGAAGATATTAAGCCTGAAGACATTGGTGCTTTGCATCTAATCCCAAAGGAACTTTCACTTAAGATTGTTAGCAAGATTGAAGCTGGGGAAAAATTCACCGTGTATGTTGTGGTCCCAATGTGGCCAGAGGGTGTCCCAGAAAGTGCATCAGTTCAGGCAATATTGGACTGGCAGAGGAGAACACTGGAGATGATGTACAAGGACATCATTCAGGCCCTCAGAGCTAAGGGAATTGAGGAAGATCCTCGGAACTATTTGACATTCTTCTGCCTTGGTAACAGGGAGGTGAAGAAACAGGGAGAGTATGAGCCTTCGGAACAACCAGAACCTGATTCAGACTATAGCAGAGCCCAAGAGGCCAGACGTTTCATGATTTATGTTCACACCAAGATGATGATAG TTGATGATGAATACATAATCGTTGGATCTGCCAACATCAACCAGAGATCAATGGATGGTGCCAGGGACTCTGAGATTGCCATGGGTGCTTATCAACCCTATCATTTAGCTGCTAGGCAGCCGGCACGGGGTCAGATCCACGGTTTCCGCATGTCATTATGGTATGAGCACCTTGGCATGCTTGATGACTCCTTCAACAATCCAGAAAATGAAGAATGTGTTAGGAAGGTGAACCAGATTGCTGACAAGTACTGGGATCTCTATTCCAGTGAGTCACTCGAGCATGACCTTCCTGGACACCTGCTCCGCTATCCTATTGGGGTTTCCGGTGAAGGAGATGTCACTGAGCTACCCGGATTTGAGTTCTTCCCGGACACCAAGGCTCGTGTTCTTGGTGGCAAAGCTGACTACCTCCCCCCTATCCTTACAACTTAG